The proteins below are encoded in one region of Misgurnus anguillicaudatus chromosome 24, ASM2758022v2, whole genome shotgun sequence:
- the LOC129438868 gene encoding olfactory receptor 4B13-like — protein sequence MGNITFIKDFVISGFLGLQPQYYGIVSAVLFFVYVCTLMGNAVFITLFVLSKTLQKPVYYFIVNLAVCDVLFSTTALPKIISRYWFADGSISFLGCFLQMFFVHYFTSVPTHLLSVMAIDRYAAVCLPLRYHSIMTDRNVFILIFGSWILGLVCPLMIIIRAFLLPYCAGNTIVHCYCEYVAITTLACADREEYGYPVFIYGMVVVLCSLAIIIFSYCAIIVAVLRISSAQGRLKTLSTCSPQLIIIALFFLPRCFNYLSSNFNIKFSSDLRLVIIMMYSLLPPMINPFIYCLRTDDVRKVFLAQLQKTKIGVKPRRL from the coding sequence ATGGGAAACATCACTTTTATAAAGGattttgtcatttctggctttcTAGGACTTCAGCCTCAATATTATGGCATTGTATCAGCagttctgttttttgtttatgtgtgtacACTGATGGGAAATGctgtatttattacattatttgtattatCTAAGACCCTTCAGAAGCCTGTTTATTATTTCATTGTAAATCTTGCTGTGTGTGATGTACTCTTCAGCACCACTGCATTACCAAAGATAATCAGCAGATATTGGTTTGCAGATGGATCCATATCATTTTTGGGCTGCtttcttcaaatgttttttgtgcattattttacTTCGGTCCCTACACATCTGTTGTCAGTTATGGCCATAGATCGCTATGCAGCCGTATGTTTACCACTGCGATATCACAGCATTATGACAGACagaaatgttttcattttaatcttTGGCTCTTGGATTTTGGGTCTGGTGTGCCCACTGATGATAATCATAAGAGCTTTCCTGCTTCCTTACTGTGCAGGAAACACTATTGTACATTGTTACTGTGAGTATGTTGCCATTACAACACTGGCGTGTGCTGACAGAGAAGAGTATGGTTATCCTGTTTTTATTTATGGAATGGTAGTTGTGCTGTGTTCACTTGCTATTATTATTTTCTCTTACTGTGCTATAATTGTGGCCGTTCTGCGTATATCGAGTGCTCAGGGAAGACTGAAGACTTTGTCCACCTGCAGTCCTCAGCTCATCATTATTGCTCTGTTTTTCTTACCCagatgttttaattatttgtctagcaattttaacataaagTTCAGTAGTGATTTGAGATTGGTCATTATTATGATGTATAGCCTCTTGCCACCAATGATTAacccatttatttattgtttaagaaCAGATGATGTGAGAAAAGTCTTTCTGGCacaattgcaaaaaacaaaaataggaGTTAAACCAAGGAGGCTATGA
- the LOC129438869 gene encoding olfactory receptor 4B13-like, with translation MGNITFIKDFVISGFPGLQPQYYGIVSAVLFFVYVCTLMGNAVFITLFVLSKTLKKPVYYCIVNLAVCDVLFSTTALPKIISRYWFKDGSISFLGCFLQMFFVHYFGSVTSRLLAVMAIDRYAAICLPLRYHSIMTDRNVFILIFGSWILGLVGPLMIIIRAYPLPYCAGNTIVHCYCDHVAITTLACADREEYSYPAFVNAMVVLLGSLAIIIFSYCAIIVAVLRISSTQGRMKTLSTCSPQLIIIALFFLPRCFNYLSSNINIKFSSDVRLVIIMLYSLLPPMIYPFIYCLRTDEVRKVLVAQLQRTKIGVKSRRP, from the coding sequence ATGGGAAACATCACTTTTATAAAGGattttgtcatttctggctttccAGGACTTCAGCCTCAATATTATGGCATTGTATCAGCagttctgttttttgtttatgtgtgtacACTGATGGGAAATGctgtatttattacattatttgtattatCTAAGACCCTTAAGAAGCCTGTATATTACTGCATTGTAAATCTTGCTGTGTGTGATGTCCTCTTCAGCACCACTGCATTACCAAAGATAATCAGCAGGTATTGGTTTAAAGATGGAtccatttcatttttgggctgttttcttcaaatgttttttgtgcattattttggTTCGGTCACTTCACGTCTGTTGGCAGTTATGGCTATAGATCGCTATGCAGCCATATGTTTACCACTTCGATATCACAGCATTATGACAGACagaaatgttttcattttaatcttTGGCTCTTGGATTTTGGGTCTGGTGGGCCCACTGATGATAATCATAAGAGCTTACCCACTTCCTTACTGTGCAGGAAACACTATTGTACATTGTTATTGTGACCATGTTGCCATTACAACACTTGCGTGCGCTGACAGAGAAGAGTATAGTTATCCTGCTTTTGTTAATGCAATGGTAGTGCTGCTGGGTTCACTTGCAATTATTATTTTCTCTTACTGTGCTATCATTGTGGCTGTTTTGCGTATATCGAGCACTCAAGGAAGAATGAAGACTTTGTCCACCTGCAGTCCTCAGCTCATCATTATTGCTCTGTTTTTCTTACCCagatgttttaattatttgtcTAGCAATATTAACATAAAGTTCAGTTCTGATGTGAGATTGGTCATTATAATGCTGTATAGCCTATTGCCACCAATGATTtacccatttatttattgtttaagaaCAGATGAGGTGAGAAAAGTCTTAGTGGCACAATTGCAAAGGACAAAAATAGGCGTTAAATCAAGGCGACCATGA
- the LOC129438221 gene encoding olfactory receptor 1M1-like has product MNSINANFSQNVSHPEYFFITGLSGIPYSRYFYIFLFCIYIIAVIGNSTVLLIIALDRSLHSPKYIGVFNLALADIGATNALIPNMMRMFVFESQYISYNACLANMFFVFFFSGMQCFILVALSFDRVIAICLPLRYHNIVNNTVMLLMYSAIWAFNAFVIGTLVMLITRLKLCKSNVIKSFFCDHGPVYMLASNDNIINHQLSIVVTVLYVIAPMVIVVLSYVCIFLSLSKITSWKGRFKALKTCASHMMLVGTFFLPVSGAYIAALMFSLPPNDRIISTSLSFVIPPMLNPLIYVLNTAEIKEVIRKVLYKRSALITK; this is encoded by the coding sequence ATGAATTCCATAAATGCCAATTTTTCCCAGAATGTTTCACATCCTGAATACTTTTTCATCACTGGACTTTCAGGTATACCATACAGCCGCTATTTctatattttcttattttgcatttacattattgCTGTAATTGGGAACTCTACAGTTCTTCTCATTATAGCACTTGACAGGAGTCTGCACAGCCCAAAGTACATTGGTGTGTTTAATTTGGCTCTGGCCGACATTGGTGCAACTAATGCTCTGATTCCTAACATGATgaggatgtttgtttttgaatcacaGTACATCTCCTATAATGCTTGTTTAGCcaacatgttttttgttttcttctttAGTGGTATGCAGTGTTTCATACTGGTTGCCCTATCATTTGATCGTGTCATTGCAATTTGCTTACCTCTAAGATATCATAACATTGTGAATAATACTGTAATGCTTTTAATGTATTCAGCTATATGGGCATTTAACGCATTTGTGATAGGCACTCTTGTGATGTTGATCACTCGACTTAAATTGTGTAAATCCAATGtgataaaaagttttttttgtgatcatGGACCTGTGTATATGTTAGCAAGTAATGACAACATTATCAATCACCAATTGTCAATAGTTGTCACAGTTTTATACGTTATAGCACCAATGGTCATTGTAGTCCTTTCCTATGTATGCATTTTTCTTTCCTTAAGTAAAATTACATCTTGGAAAGGACGATTTAAGGCCCTTAAGACCTGTGCTTCCCACATGATGCTTGTAGGAACTTTTTTCCTCCCCGTTTCAGGTGCTTACATTGCTGCATTAATGTTTTCTCTCCCTCCTAATGACAGAATAATCAGCACATCTCTTTCATTTGTGATTCCACCAATGTTAAATCctttaatttatgttttaaacacagctgaaatcAAAGAAGTAATTCgcaaagtgctttacaaaagGTCTGCTTTAATTACAAAATGA